From one Phycodurus eques isolate BA_2022a chromosome 6, UOR_Pequ_1.1, whole genome shotgun sequence genomic stretch:
- the slc2a15b gene encoding solute carrier family 2 member 15b isoform X2, producing the protein MAEELLVLNEEKFSSNLTKSLLAVAFLASFGSSMLYGFNLAVVNSPAHYIKDFYNETLQETYGWIPNERHLTILYSLTVSIFAIGGMIGALLVGKLVTKFGRKGTLVRSTVLVFVGGTLMGLSRAWREPSMVIIGRFIVGVHSGISISVVPMYLGEIAPKNLRGFLGLIPCIHICLGVFIAQVLGLQELMGKEHHWPLLMSLIIFPTLVQLILLPWFPESPRYLLIEKGNVHATIAALKWFRAKGNIQLELEEMQEEQRSLSSIQTVSVRGLLMDRCVRWQVITIVVVNIGMQLSGIDAIWFYTNDIFKNAGIKEPHIQYTTVGTGAIEVISGMLGCFTIERVGRRPLMTGGYIFMSLCCAGITVSVLFQDQLPFMRYISVGCVVGIIAGFCIGPAGVPFLITAELFKQSHRPAAYTMGGCLNWLSNFTIGFVFPFLEIWSGELHECEI; encoded by the exons ATGGCAGAGGAACTGTTGGTGCTGAACGAGGAGAAATTCAGCTCG AACCTCACAAAGTCACTGCTTGCAGTGGCTTTTCTGGCGTCATTTGGCAGCTCCATGCTCTATGGATTTAATCTGGCAGTGGTCAACTCTCCTGCACAC TACATCAAAGACTTCTACAATGAGACACTTCAAGAAACTTATGGCTGGATTCCAAACGAGAGGCACCTCACAATCTTGTACTCCCTCACTGTGTCCATCTTTGCCATTGGTGGAATGATCGGCGCTCTGTTAGTGGGCAAACTTGTCACCAAGTTTGGCAG GAAGGGTACGCTGGTGAGATCAACTGTGCTGGTGTTTGTCGGGGGGACACTTATGGGCCTCAGCCGAGCATGGAGGGAGCCATCCATGGTCATAATTGGACGCTTCATTGTTGGAGTACACTCTG GTATCTCTATCAGCGTGGTGCCAATGTACCTTGGTGAGATCGCCCCCAAGAATTTGCGAGGCTTCCTGGGTCTTATTCCATGCATCCATATTTGTCTCGGGGTCTTCATTGCTCAGGTCCTGGGGCTACAAGAGCTGATGGGAAAG GAACATCACTGGCCTCTGCTCATGTCCCTGATAATATTTCCAACCCTGGTCCAGTTGATACTGTTACCATGGTTTCCTGAGAGCCCACGGTACCTGTTGATAGAAAAGGGAAATGTTCACGCCACCATTGCAG CCCTCAAGTGGTTCCGTGCTAAAGGCAACATCCAGTTGGAGTTGGAGGAGATGCAGGAGGAACAACGGTCTTTGTCCTCCATCCAGACGGTATCTGTGCGTGGACTCCTCATGGACCGCTGTGTTCGATGGCAAGTCATCACCATTGTAGTGGTCAACATCGGCATGCAGCTGTCTGGCATTGATGCG ATTTGGTTCTACACAAATGATATATTTAAGAATGCTGGAATTAAAGAGCCCCACATTCAGTATACCACAGTGGGAACTGGAGCCATTGAGGTCATCTCTGGAATGCTGGGT TGTTTTACAATTGAGCGTGTTGGTCGGAGACCGCTCATGACTGGCGGTTACATCTTCATGAGCCTCTGCTGTGCTGGGATCACTGTGTCGGTCCTCTTCCAG GACCAGCTGCCCTTCATGCGCTACATCAGCGTTGGCTGCGTTGTTGGGATTATTGCTGGCTTCTGCATCGGTCCAG CCGGTGTGCCTTTCCTAATCACTGCGGAGCTGTTCAAGCAGTCGCACCGACCAGCAGCCTACACCATGGGAGGCTGTCTCAACTGGTTGTCTAACTTCACCATCGGCTTTGTCTTTCCCTTCCTTGAG